A stretch of the Diorhabda sublineata isolate icDioSubl1.1 chromosome 11, icDioSubl1.1, whole genome shotgun sequence genome encodes the following:
- the LOC130450183 gene encoding polycomb protein Asx isoform X1: MEIDVTPDGISEYNTGNSSQSEDENAEISSANQQNVSNNNDTSADRTRASTSRRKTIKHALRQQAKRRRKNTTIASGNTNSVPRIIVKPLPPQAVEEPTVTIVPTTRTPTMKEVLASIPGFTKKPRKRSNKKLSQAAQLEQTKEGCIDLETPDSILVNTNLRHLLNKATFAALPTLYQNKLVQLLPSVDRNIVNNDPNSVDMSNSGLNNEFFARACLEWQDRLAEGEFTPENQQKLKLEADKERNKVDPWKLKHFEPIWGDRSFAADSLVTTSVNSTTHSTPRPPIKTTIKLRPSTTNMTKQSKNSAAPPVKRLRTVGAMTRSCTSMKFSDLNPVESKSPIPDLLPIKQLKQVHKEENRLKSENTFKVDVDTSTVSHNLVELQEKCIVNISDTILENNQETIIICSSKPEKRRRSPSTDSEGRSPKTFTVYLAADHLDPIGPSENEKDVLEESHDQLADDGSDDEKASETMSENLEEDRYNYDKDSRHIDENSSSSSSIVTHNIEEISSNETIETVDSLQLHIDYKEEDHNQTDETSSTTSTTEHEDQEEQEDPLAPTPDLSDVAPMDTDPLQITEDDSECHIVTDNLKITHIEDKEPYGLVVEQIDSQDITLIQTLEDNDVKSEVDINKDHPVESPEPVENLDLIESIGQQPEIPETFQPLPNTLILQEEKPPCSEPAENDNNVVETGDALVEPNESIVDFAEKLGASVEECDLVMAQLSETNFQTVRTDEEDRFIDAENYVLESGQLTVVQTDKGVKEESSAVDIQATLFGETTVPAPDKCCWAMVDNRTEKLMQVPPLHNMEAATVAAQTPPEKSFTEKQIDEHVQVIPMQEELEVKLEQGRFPVVVNDWRYDVNMDSDMVEAALGTAGEENNEKETPKQSANYQEYSGNQVKLELEVTLTPEIVNTQAVTKVENTTSTTSPSNVTSPVTKVPLTTVIPPNVMPPTVIPPTTIVCLPSVVTTAPIVNNNPNGTIINEATQCAAVPRPGPVQSSSSVPYLALSTSQPVRAVSTHTKVKPKNSQGAGNRNRSNSKPPPGAVNLERSYQICQAVIQNSPNRDQLRCQLKPPPSLLAAAQANNMKKNENNRQSFNRQPQQFAPIRGATINKTFTPPLPAPSNNNYQMVQGSNGIRGVTQRMRTIPFQQQRSTAPAPVVVRHVFTAGQGIPVTMAVLPQAPAISPEVMETQTPVGTLGQYILVQRTGIHDPLNTPRSSSAPPSQQQQQINNTVNAGGIPHIVSVGAGRGRPASVEVEHPSAAIQSQPSNDFIVQCPNPGIQAVTRRQRLPPGVVYGDVSVESPIQNYTIIGGDGNVMVDHPGAAMQSQLVLQQQQKQQPIPAPSSIQKSASAPVAVVTSDSSCSCSLKAMVMCKKCGAFCHDDCIGPNKLCRTCFIR; encoded by the exons ATGGAAATAGACGTTACACCAGATGGTATTTCAGAATATAATACAGGTAACTCGAGTCAAAGCGAAGACGAAAATGCCGAAATTTCAAGTGCCAATCAACAAAATGTAAGCAATAACAACGACACTTCCGCAGATCGTACCAGAGCTAGTACTAGTAGAAGGAAAACAATTAAACATGCACTTCGACAACAAGCTAAGCGTAGAAGGAAAAATACAACTATAGCTTCTGGAAATACAAATTCTGTACCCCGAATAATAG tTAAACCTCTACCTCCACAAGCAGTTGAAGAACCAACTGTAACCATAGTGCCTACGACAAGAACGCCAACGATGAAAGAAGTACTAGCCTCAATCCCTGGATTCACAAAGAAACCCAGAAAACGatctaacaaaaaattatcacaagCTGCTCAACTTGAACAAACCAAAGAAGGTTGCATTGACTTGGAGACGCCTGATTCGATATTAGTCAATACAAATTTGCGCCATTTGCTTAACAAAGCAACATTTGCAGCTCTACCTACtctatatcaaaacaaattggtTCAATTATTACCCAGTGTTGATAGAAACATTGTAAATAATGATCCAAATAGTGTAGATATGAGTAATTCAGgattaaataatgaattttttgctAGAGCCTGCCTTGAATGGCAAGATAGATTAGCTGAAGGTGAATTCACGccagaaaatcaacaaaaacttaAACTAGAAGCCgataaagaaagaaataagGTTGATCCTTGGAAACTGaaacattttgaaccaatttggGGAGATAGATCTTTTGCAGCTGATTCTCTTGTAACCACTAGTGTAAATAGTACCACACATAGTACACCACGTCCACCTATCAAGACAACAATAAAACTAAGGCCTTCTACTACTAATATGACCAAACAAAGTAAAAATTCCGCAGCTCCTCCTGTTAAAAGATTGAGAACAGTTGGTGCAATGACTCGCTCATGTACCAGTATGAAATTTTCAGATTTAAACCCTGTAGAAAGCAAATCTCCAATTCCTGACTTGTTGCctataaaacaattaaaacaagtACATAAGGAAGAAAATCGACTAAAGTCTGAAAATACATTTAAAGTAGATGTCGACACATCAACAGTTAGTCATAATCTTGTAGAGCTCCAAGAAAAATGTATTGTTAATATAAGTGAtactattttagaaaataatcaagAGACAATCATTATATGTTCTTCAAAGCCTGAGAAAAGACGCAGGTCGCCTAGTACTGACTCAGAAGGAAGATCTCCAAAAA cATTTACTGTTTATCTAGCTGCAGACCATCTAGATCCCATAGGACCcagtgaaaatgaaaaagatgtGTTAGAAGAAAGCCATGATCAGTTAGCAGATGATGGTAGCGATGATGAAAAAGCCAGTGAAACAATGTCTGAAAATTTGGAAGAAGATAGGTACAACTATGACAAAGATAGTAGACATATTGATGAAAATAGCAGCAGTTCCAGTAGTATTGTCACTCATAATATAGAGGAAATTTCTAGTAATGAGACGATAGAGACTGTGGATTCTCTGCAACTCCATATTGATTACAAGGAGGAAGATCATAATCAAACTGATGAAACATCTTCAACTACTTCTACAACTGAACATGAAGATCAAGAAGAACAGGAGGATCCTCTGGCACCCACACCGGACTTATCAGATGTTGCACCAATGGATACTGACCCTTTACAAATTACTGAAGATGATAGTGAATGTCATATAG TTAcagataatttaaaaatcacTCACATTGAAGATAAAGAACCATATGGTCTCGTAGTAGAACAAATCGATTCACAAGATATCACCCTAATACAAACTTTAGAAGACAACGATGTCAAATCCGAAGTAGATATTAACAAAGATCATCCTGTAGAGTCTCCAGAACCAGTTGAAAACTTGGATCTTATAGAATCTATAGGTCAACAACCTGAAATACCTGAAACCTTTCAGCCTTTACCGAATACATTAATCCTACAAGAAGAAAAACCGCCTTGTTCGGAACCTgctgaaaatgataataatgtaGTGGAAACAGGTGACGCTTTAGTCGAACCTAATGAAAGTATTGTGGATTTTGCGGAAAAGTTAGGAGCTAGTGTTGAGGAATGTGATTTAGTAATGGCTCAATTATCAGAAACTAACTTTCAAACTGTGAGGACTGATGAAGAAGACAG ATTTATTGATGCGGAAAATTATGTTCTGGAATCGGGGCAGCTAACTGTTGTTCAAACAGATAAAGGAGTAAAAGAAGAAAGCAGTGCGGTGGATATACAAGCCACTCTCTTTGGAGAAACCACCGTACcag CGCCAGACAAGTGTTGTTGGGCTATGGTGGATAACAGGACAGAAAAGTTAATGCAAGTACCGCCTTTACATAATATGGAAGCGGCAACCGTTGCTGCTCAAACGCCGCCAGAAAAAAGTTTTACTGAAAAACAAATAGACGAACACGTTCAGGTGATTCCCATGCAGGAAGAATTGGAAGTTAAGTTAGAACAGGGGAGATTTCCTGTAGTTGTAAACGATTGGAG ATATGATGTCAACATGGATTCGGATATGGTAGAAGCTGCACTTGGGACTGCTGGTGAGgagaataatgaaaaagaaactcCAAAACAGTCTGCTAATTATCAAGAATATAGTGGGAATCAAGTAAAACTTGAATTGGAAGTCACGTTAACACCAGAAATAGTTAATACTCAAGCAGTCACTAAAGTAGAGAATACTACTAGTACTACATCACCTTCGAATGTAACTTCACCTGTAACCAAA GTACCCCTAACGACAGTAATTCCCCCGAACGTTATGCCCCCAACAGTTATTCCCCCTACTACGATAGTATGTCTACCTTCCGTCGTGACAACGGCTCCTATAGTCAACAACAATCCAAACGGTACAATTATAAACGAAGCTACACAATGCGCCGCCGTTCCACGTCCAGGACCGGTGCAAAGCTCCAGTTCTGTTCCTTATTTAGCACTGAGCACAAGTCAACCTGTCAGAGCGGTATCTACTCACACTAAAGTCAAACCAAAGAATTCTCAAGGAGCAGGAAATAGAAATAG GAGTAACAGTAAACCGCCTCCAGGTGCGGTAAATTTGGAAAGAAGTTATCAGATATGTCAGGCTGTGATTCAGAATAGTCCAAATAGAGACCAGTTGAGATGTCAGTTGAAACCTCCTCCGAGTCTGTTGGCCGCCGCGCAGGCCAACAACAtgaaaaagaatgaaaacaaCAG GCAATCTTTCAACAGGCAACCGCAGCAGTTTGCGCCTATACGAGGCGCAACTATCAACAAAACATTCACGCCTCCATTACCCGCACCCAGCAACAATAACTATCAGATGGTTCAAGGTAGTAATGGTATCAGAGGTGTAACTCAGAGAATGAGGACGATTCCATTCCAACAGCAACGATCAACTGCACCGGCACCTGTGGTTGTTAGACATGTTTTTACGGCAGGTCAAGGAATTCCGGTTACCATGGCAGTACTTCCACAGGCTCCAGCTATTAGTCCAGAg GTGATGGAAACTCAAACACCAGTTGGAACTTTAGGTCAATACATTCTCGTTCAACGAACCGGCATACACGATCCTCTAAACACACCGCGTTCATCAAGCGCCCCGCCCTCTCAGCAACAGCAGCAGATCAACAACACAGTAAATGCAGGTGGAATTCCTCATATTGTTTCAGTTGGGGCGGGGCGTGGTAGACCAGCTAGTGTGGAAGTAGAACATCCTTCTGCTGCTATACAATCTCAACCATCTAACGATTTTATTGTACAGTGTCCGAATCCGGGAATACAGGCAGTTACGAGGCGGCAAAGGTTACCTCCAG GTGTCGTTTATGGTGATGTAAGCGTGGAATCTCCTATACAAAACTATACGATAATTGGAGGTGATGGTAACGTGATGGTCGATCACCCCGGCGCGGCGATGCAGAGTCAACTAGTCCTTCAGCAGCAGCAAAAACAACAACCGATACCCGCTCCTTCTTCTATACAAAAATCAGCTTCGGCTCCGGTAGCGGTCGTCACGAGCGATTCTTCTTGTTCGTGTAGTCTTAAAGCGATGGTGATGTGTAAAAAATGCGGCGCTTTTTGTCACGACGATTGCATAGGACCCAATAAATTGTGTCGAACTTGCTTTATACGGTAG
- the LOC130450183 gene encoding polycomb protein Asx isoform X5 codes for MEIDVTPDGISEYNTGNSSQSEDENAEISSANQQNVSNNNDTSADRTRASTSRRKTIKHALRQQAKRRRKNTTIASGNTNSVPRIIVKPLPPQAVEEPTVTIVPTTRTPTMKEVLASIPGFTKKPRKRSNKKLSQAAQLEQTKEGCIDLETPDSILVNTNLRHLLNKATFAALPTLYQNKLVQLLPSVDRNIVNNDPNSVDMSNSGLNNEFFARACLEWQDRLAEGEFTPENQQKLKLEADKERNKVDPWKLKHFEPIWGDRSFAADSLVTTSVNSTTHSTPRPPIKTTIKLRPSTTNMTKQSKNSAAPPVKRLRTVGAMTRSCTSMKFSDLNPVESKSPIPDLLPIKQLKQVHKEENRLKSENTFKVDVDTSTVSHNLVELQEKCIVNISDTILENNQETIIICSSKPEKRRRSPSTDSEGRSPKTADHLDPIGPSENEKDVLEESHDQLADDGSDDEKASETMSENLEEDRYNYDKDSRHIDENSSSSSSIVTHNIEEISSNETIETVDSLQLHIDYKEEDHNQTDETSSTTSTTEHEDQEEQEDPLAPTPDLSDVAPMDTDPLQITEDDSECHIDNLKITHIEDKEPYGLVVEQIDSQDITLIQTLEDNDVKSEVDINKDHPVESPEPVENLDLIESIGQQPEIPETFQPLPNTLILQEEKPPCSEPAENDNNVVETGDALVEPNESIVDFAEKLGASVEECDLVMAQLSETNFQTVRTDEEDRFIDAENYVLESGQLTVVQTDKGVKEESSAVDIQATLFGETTVPAPDKCCWAMVDNRTEKLMQVPPLHNMEAATVAAQTPPEKSFTEKQIDEHVQVIPMQEELEVKLEQGRFPVVVNDWRYDVNMDSDMVEAALGTAGEENNEKETPKQSANYQEYSGNQVKLELEVTLTPEIVNTQAVTKVENTTSTTSPSNVTSPVTKVPLTTVIPPNVMPPTVIPPTTIVCLPSVVTTAPIVNNNPNGTIINEATQCAAVPRPGPVQSSSSVPYLALSTSQPVRAVSTHTKVKPKNSQGAGNRNRSNSKPPPGAVNLERSYQICQAVIQNSPNRDQLRCQLKPPPSLLAAAQANNMKKNENNRQSFNRQPQQFAPIRGATINKTFTPPLPAPSNNNYQMVQGSNGIRGVTQRMRTIPFQQQRSTAPAPVVVRHVFTAGQGIPVTMAVLPQAPAISPEVMETQTPVGTLGQYILVQRTGIHDPLNTPRSSSAPPSQQQQQINNTVNAGGIPHIVSVGAGRGRPASVEVEHPSAAIQSQPSNDFIVQCPNPGIQAVTRRQRLPPGVVYGDVSVESPIQNYTIIGGDGNVMVDHPGAAMQSQLVLQQQQKQQPIPAPSSIQKSASAPVAVVTSDSSCSCSLKAMVMCKKCGAFCHDDCIGPNKLCRTCFIR; via the exons ATGGAAATAGACGTTACACCAGATGGTATTTCAGAATATAATACAGGTAACTCGAGTCAAAGCGAAGACGAAAATGCCGAAATTTCAAGTGCCAATCAACAAAATGTAAGCAATAACAACGACACTTCCGCAGATCGTACCAGAGCTAGTACTAGTAGAAGGAAAACAATTAAACATGCACTTCGACAACAAGCTAAGCGTAGAAGGAAAAATACAACTATAGCTTCTGGAAATACAAATTCTGTACCCCGAATAATAG tTAAACCTCTACCTCCACAAGCAGTTGAAGAACCAACTGTAACCATAGTGCCTACGACAAGAACGCCAACGATGAAAGAAGTACTAGCCTCAATCCCTGGATTCACAAAGAAACCCAGAAAACGatctaacaaaaaattatcacaagCTGCTCAACTTGAACAAACCAAAGAAGGTTGCATTGACTTGGAGACGCCTGATTCGATATTAGTCAATACAAATTTGCGCCATTTGCTTAACAAAGCAACATTTGCAGCTCTACCTACtctatatcaaaacaaattggtTCAATTATTACCCAGTGTTGATAGAAACATTGTAAATAATGATCCAAATAGTGTAGATATGAGTAATTCAGgattaaataatgaattttttgctAGAGCCTGCCTTGAATGGCAAGATAGATTAGCTGAAGGTGAATTCACGccagaaaatcaacaaaaacttaAACTAGAAGCCgataaagaaagaaataagGTTGATCCTTGGAAACTGaaacattttgaaccaatttggGGAGATAGATCTTTTGCAGCTGATTCTCTTGTAACCACTAGTGTAAATAGTACCACACATAGTACACCACGTCCACCTATCAAGACAACAATAAAACTAAGGCCTTCTACTACTAATATGACCAAACAAAGTAAAAATTCCGCAGCTCCTCCTGTTAAAAGATTGAGAACAGTTGGTGCAATGACTCGCTCATGTACCAGTATGAAATTTTCAGATTTAAACCCTGTAGAAAGCAAATCTCCAATTCCTGACTTGTTGCctataaaacaattaaaacaagtACATAAGGAAGAAAATCGACTAAAGTCTGAAAATACATTTAAAGTAGATGTCGACACATCAACAGTTAGTCATAATCTTGTAGAGCTCCAAGAAAAATGTATTGTTAATATAAGTGAtactattttagaaaataatcaagAGACAATCATTATATGTTCTTCAAAGCCTGAGAAAAGACGCAGGTCGCCTAGTACTGACTCAGAAGGAAGATCTCCAAAAA CTGCAGACCATCTAGATCCCATAGGACCcagtgaaaatgaaaaagatgtGTTAGAAGAAAGCCATGATCAGTTAGCAGATGATGGTAGCGATGATGAAAAAGCCAGTGAAACAATGTCTGAAAATTTGGAAGAAGATAGGTACAACTATGACAAAGATAGTAGACATATTGATGAAAATAGCAGCAGTTCCAGTAGTATTGTCACTCATAATATAGAGGAAATTTCTAGTAATGAGACGATAGAGACTGTGGATTCTCTGCAACTCCATATTGATTACAAGGAGGAAGATCATAATCAAACTGATGAAACATCTTCAACTACTTCTACAACTGAACATGAAGATCAAGAAGAACAGGAGGATCCTCTGGCACCCACACCGGACTTATCAGATGTTGCACCAATGGATACTGACCCTTTACAAATTACTGAAGATGATAGTGAATGTCATATAG ataatttaaaaatcacTCACATTGAAGATAAAGAACCATATGGTCTCGTAGTAGAACAAATCGATTCACAAGATATCACCCTAATACAAACTTTAGAAGACAACGATGTCAAATCCGAAGTAGATATTAACAAAGATCATCCTGTAGAGTCTCCAGAACCAGTTGAAAACTTGGATCTTATAGAATCTATAGGTCAACAACCTGAAATACCTGAAACCTTTCAGCCTTTACCGAATACATTAATCCTACAAGAAGAAAAACCGCCTTGTTCGGAACCTgctgaaaatgataataatgtaGTGGAAACAGGTGACGCTTTAGTCGAACCTAATGAAAGTATTGTGGATTTTGCGGAAAAGTTAGGAGCTAGTGTTGAGGAATGTGATTTAGTAATGGCTCAATTATCAGAAACTAACTTTCAAACTGTGAGGACTGATGAAGAAGACAG ATTTATTGATGCGGAAAATTATGTTCTGGAATCGGGGCAGCTAACTGTTGTTCAAACAGATAAAGGAGTAAAAGAAGAAAGCAGTGCGGTGGATATACAAGCCACTCTCTTTGGAGAAACCACCGTACcag CGCCAGACAAGTGTTGTTGGGCTATGGTGGATAACAGGACAGAAAAGTTAATGCAAGTACCGCCTTTACATAATATGGAAGCGGCAACCGTTGCTGCTCAAACGCCGCCAGAAAAAAGTTTTACTGAAAAACAAATAGACGAACACGTTCAGGTGATTCCCATGCAGGAAGAATTGGAAGTTAAGTTAGAACAGGGGAGATTTCCTGTAGTTGTAAACGATTGGAG ATATGATGTCAACATGGATTCGGATATGGTAGAAGCTGCACTTGGGACTGCTGGTGAGgagaataatgaaaaagaaactcCAAAACAGTCTGCTAATTATCAAGAATATAGTGGGAATCAAGTAAAACTTGAATTGGAAGTCACGTTAACACCAGAAATAGTTAATACTCAAGCAGTCACTAAAGTAGAGAATACTACTAGTACTACATCACCTTCGAATGTAACTTCACCTGTAACCAAA GTACCCCTAACGACAGTAATTCCCCCGAACGTTATGCCCCCAACAGTTATTCCCCCTACTACGATAGTATGTCTACCTTCCGTCGTGACAACGGCTCCTATAGTCAACAACAATCCAAACGGTACAATTATAAACGAAGCTACACAATGCGCCGCCGTTCCACGTCCAGGACCGGTGCAAAGCTCCAGTTCTGTTCCTTATTTAGCACTGAGCACAAGTCAACCTGTCAGAGCGGTATCTACTCACACTAAAGTCAAACCAAAGAATTCTCAAGGAGCAGGAAATAGAAATAG GAGTAACAGTAAACCGCCTCCAGGTGCGGTAAATTTGGAAAGAAGTTATCAGATATGTCAGGCTGTGATTCAGAATAGTCCAAATAGAGACCAGTTGAGATGTCAGTTGAAACCTCCTCCGAGTCTGTTGGCCGCCGCGCAGGCCAACAACAtgaaaaagaatgaaaacaaCAG GCAATCTTTCAACAGGCAACCGCAGCAGTTTGCGCCTATACGAGGCGCAACTATCAACAAAACATTCACGCCTCCATTACCCGCACCCAGCAACAATAACTATCAGATGGTTCAAGGTAGTAATGGTATCAGAGGTGTAACTCAGAGAATGAGGACGATTCCATTCCAACAGCAACGATCAACTGCACCGGCACCTGTGGTTGTTAGACATGTTTTTACGGCAGGTCAAGGAATTCCGGTTACCATGGCAGTACTTCCACAGGCTCCAGCTATTAGTCCAGAg GTGATGGAAACTCAAACACCAGTTGGAACTTTAGGTCAATACATTCTCGTTCAACGAACCGGCATACACGATCCTCTAAACACACCGCGTTCATCAAGCGCCCCGCCCTCTCAGCAACAGCAGCAGATCAACAACACAGTAAATGCAGGTGGAATTCCTCATATTGTTTCAGTTGGGGCGGGGCGTGGTAGACCAGCTAGTGTGGAAGTAGAACATCCTTCTGCTGCTATACAATCTCAACCATCTAACGATTTTATTGTACAGTGTCCGAATCCGGGAATACAGGCAGTTACGAGGCGGCAAAGGTTACCTCCAG GTGTCGTTTATGGTGATGTAAGCGTGGAATCTCCTATACAAAACTATACGATAATTGGAGGTGATGGTAACGTGATGGTCGATCACCCCGGCGCGGCGATGCAGAGTCAACTAGTCCTTCAGCAGCAGCAAAAACAACAACCGATACCCGCTCCTTCTTCTATACAAAAATCAGCTTCGGCTCCGGTAGCGGTCGTCACGAGCGATTCTTCTTGTTCGTGTAGTCTTAAAGCGATGGTGATGTGTAAAAAATGCGGCGCTTTTTGTCACGACGATTGCATAGGACCCAATAAATTGTGTCGAACTTGCTTTATACGGTAG